A stretch of Neisseria subflava DNA encodes these proteins:
- a CDS encoding factor H-binding protein: MRTLRISALTASLSLMLAACGGATSGLSNAVTEPLNPHPKGVLSVELNESVPENGTLELTANGKTQTLQKGGKLDTGFLKTDKVSSYDYAQKIKVNGQVITLETGDFQVYKQNYSTVAARYAKQKADDAGKLQNLDTYTFTVGEVQGDETAYRNLPKQGSYQYSGIAFNGDDRSGRLKYTVDFDKKQGYGKISSMASYNNVDLLAAGIANNNGKAAISGKTSLNGIENGRYDLKLFGPQAEEIAGKAQIKVGDSTKEIGLAGKKE, from the coding sequence ATGAGAACCCTCCGTATTTCTGCTTTGACTGCTTCCCTGTCTTTGATGCTGGCTGCCTGCGGCGGCGCAACAAGCGGTTTGTCGAATGCCGTGACCGAGCCGCTCAATCCGCATCCGAAAGGCGTGTTGTCCGTTGAATTGAACGAATCTGTCCCTGAAAACGGTACGTTGGAGCTGACGGCCAACGGTAAAACGCAAACCCTACAAAAAGGCGGCAAACTCGATACCGGCTTTTTGAAAACCGATAAAGTATCTTCTTACGACTACGCCCAAAAAATCAAGGTAAACGGCCAAGTCATCACTTTGGAAACGGGCGACTTCCAAGTGTATAAACAAAATTATTCCACTGTTGCCGCGCGTTACGCCAAACAAAAAGCCGATGACGCAGGCAAGCTGCAAAACCTCGATACATACACATTTACCGTCGGCGAAGTCCAAGGCGATGAAACTGCGTATCGCAATTTGCCCAAACAAGGCAGCTATCAGTATTCAGGTATCGCGTTTAACGGCGACGACCGCAGCGGCCGTCTGAAATACACCGTCGATTTCGATAAAAAACAAGGTTACGGCAAAATCAGCAGCATGGCTTCCTACAATAATGTCGACCTGCTTGCCGCAGGTATTGCCAATAACAATGGCAAAGCCGCCATCAGCGGTAAAACCAGTTTGAACGGTATCGAAAACGGCCGTTACGATTTGAAACTTTTCGGCCCGCAGGCTGAAGAAATTGCCGGTAAGGCGCAAATCAAAGTTGGCGATTCCACTAAAGAAATCGGTTTGGCCGGTAAGAAAGAATAG
- a CDS encoding dihydrofolate reductase gives MPKITLIAAYAARRCIGINNTMPWHLPEDFAFFKSYTTGKPVIMGRKTWESLPRKPLPGRQNIVITRQDYQAEGAQTAVSLEDALALCQGVEEVIIMGGAQIYAQALPIATDLRLTEVGLDVDGDAFFPEFSTEIWQEASRENHVSAKGIEYAFVHYVKV, from the coding sequence ATGCCGAAAATCACCCTTATCGCCGCCTACGCCGCCCGCCGCTGTATCGGCATCAACAACACCATGCCTTGGCATTTGCCCGAGGATTTTGCCTTTTTCAAATCCTACACCACCGGCAAACCCGTTATTATGGGCCGCAAAACATGGGAATCGCTGCCGCGCAAACCGCTGCCCGGCCGTCAAAATATCGTCATTACCCGCCAAGATTATCAGGCCGAAGGCGCGCAAACGGCGGTCTCTTTGGAAGATGCGCTGGCTTTGTGTCAAGGGGTTGAAGAAGTCATCATCATGGGCGGCGCGCAAATTTATGCACAAGCCCTGCCAATTGCCACCGATTTGCGTTTGACCGAAGTCGGTTTGGATGTGGACGGCGATGCGTTTTTTCCTGAGTTTTCCACAGAAATATGGCAAGAAGCCTCTCGGGAAAACCATGTTTCCGCCAAAGGCATCGAATACGCGTTTGTGCATTATGTGAAGGTATAA
- a CDS encoding DUF3079 domain-containing protein, whose amino-acid sequence MAKKFPIFPKNPERICWGCDKYCKEDDLQCGNGCERIQHPIELDGRDWYKKGDWSNLLSEEQQIELGLKEAPKPAKPHIKLPLKNKTA is encoded by the coding sequence ATGGCCAAGAAATTTCCCATTTTTCCGAAAAATCCCGAGCGTATCTGCTGGGGTTGCGACAAATACTGCAAAGAAGACGATTTGCAATGCGGCAACGGTTGCGAGCGCATCCAACACCCCATCGAGTTGGACGGTCGCGACTGGTATAAAAAAGGCGACTGGAGCAATTTGTTGAGCGAAGAGCAGCAAATCGAACTTGGACTGAAGGAAGCGCCCAAGCCGGCCAAACCGCATATCAAGTTGCCTTTGAAAAACAAAACGGCTTAA
- a CDS encoding GNAT family N-acetyltransferase, producing MNICRLKPEFVEPLSLALFEEWHDFAPWSSLDKIRAYYAQCLDGDNLPLAFAAVDNEGRLMGSAALKRFDMACFPEYEYWLGDVFVLPQFRGLGVGRQLVSFCLDKARELGLPHLFLYTPDVQTVYEKFGWKEITQIWHNGETVSVMKLDL from the coding sequence ATGAATATATGCCGTCTGAAGCCTGAATTTGTCGAGCCTTTATCCCTCGCGCTGTTTGAGGAATGGCACGATTTTGCGCCGTGGTCGTCTCTGGACAAAATCCGTGCGTACTATGCGCAGTGCCTCGATGGGGATAATTTGCCGCTGGCGTTTGCGGCTGTGGATAACGAAGGGCGGCTGATGGGTTCGGCGGCATTAAAGCGGTTTGATATGGCGTGTTTTCCCGAATACGAATATTGGCTGGGCGATGTGTTCGTTTTGCCGCAATTTCGCGGTTTGGGCGTAGGCAGGCAGCTGGTTTCGTTTTGTCTGGATAAAGCACGCGAACTGGGTTTGCCGCATCTGTTTCTCTATACGCCGGATGTGCAAACCGTGTATGAAAAGTTTGGCTGGAAAGAAATCACCCAAATTTGGCACAACGGGGAAACCGTATCCGTCATGAAATTGGATTTATAG
- the dinG gene encoding ATP-dependent DNA helicase DinG: MLTDLEKNAIRDHYQNIGKNLPGFRPRASQREMIAAIANAFSRTLTREEGEEAPKREGESIAVIEGPTGVGKSLAYLLAGGIMAQTRGKRLIVSSATVALQEQLVDRDLPFLVEKSGLELTFALAKGRGRYLCPYKLYQLTQNNAQQNLLGFEAPEVLWDSKPKPEELNLLRDIADEFSARRFNGDRDAWPEKIDDAIWLKVTNDRHGCLKSACPNRAECPFYLARDVLETVDVVVANHDLLLADISMGGGVILPAPENSFYCIDEAHHLPKKALSRFAAEHSWNIAVWTLEKLPQLTGKIAALTDKAELANLADEAATSLLDSLHEWQFHLAEEPSLSLGSSENDRRKHNEPTWLWEDGKIPEGLETTVSNTAIAARSLLKHVVGLNDALSAARREKEQDGALLDRLTSEFGLFIARIEQISAVWDLLSTVPIEGEEPLAKWITRRADDKNDYIFNASPISSASHLANSLWRRAAGAVLTSATLQSLGSFNLILRQTGLLWLPETTTLALESPFNFDAQGELYIPPVHASPKDPDAHTAAIVEWLPKLVSPVEAIGTLVLFSSRKQMQDVALRLPDEYLPLLLVQGELPKAVLLQRHYQAIAEGKASIIFGLDSFAEGLDLPGTACVQVIIAKLPFAMPDNPIEKTQNRWIEQRGGNPFIEITVPEASIKLIQAVGRLIRTEQDYGRITILDNRVKTQRYGQQLLACLPPFKRIG; this comes from the coding sequence ATGCTCACCGATTTAGAAAAAAACGCCATCCGCGACCATTACCAAAACATCGGCAAAAACCTGCCCGGTTTCCGTCCGCGCGCTTCGCAGCGGGAAATGATTGCGGCGATTGCCAACGCTTTTTCGCGGACGTTGACGCGTGAAGAAGGCGAAGAAGCGCCCAAACGCGAGGGCGAGAGCATTGCCGTGATCGAAGGGCCGACCGGCGTGGGTAAATCGTTGGCCTACCTTTTGGCCGGCGGCATCATGGCGCAAACGCGCGGCAAACGGTTGATCGTCAGCAGCGCGACGGTGGCCTTGCAGGAGCAGTTGGTTGACCGCGATTTGCCGTTTCTGGTCGAAAAAAGCGGTTTGGAGCTGACCTTTGCGCTTGCCAAAGGGCGCGGCCGTTATCTTTGCCCTTACAAACTCTATCAACTGACGCAAAACAATGCCCAGCAAAACCTGCTTGGTTTTGAAGCACCGGAAGTGTTGTGGGACAGCAAACCCAAGCCGGAAGAACTGAACCTGCTGCGCGACATTGCCGATGAATTTTCCGCCCGCCGCTTTAATGGTGACCGCGACGCTTGGCCGGAAAAAATCGATGACGCGATTTGGCTCAAAGTTACCAACGACCGCCACGGCTGCCTGAAATCCGCCTGTCCCAACCGTGCGGAATGCCCGTTTTACCTGGCACGCGATGTTTTGGAAACCGTCGATGTCGTCGTTGCCAACCACGATCTTCTGCTTGCCGACATCAGTATGGGCGGCGGCGTGATTCTGCCTGCGCCCGAAAACAGTTTCTATTGCATAGACGAAGCGCACCACCTGCCCAAAAAAGCCCTCAGCCGCTTTGCCGCCGAACATTCATGGAATATTGCCGTTTGGACGCTGGAAAAACTGCCACAGCTTACCGGCAAAATTGCCGCGCTTACCGATAAAGCCGAACTTGCCAACCTTGCCGACGAAGCTGCCACATCCTTGCTCGACAGTCTGCATGAATGGCAGTTCCATTTGGCGGAAGAGCCGTCTTTAAGTCTGGGGTCGTCTGAAAACGACAGGCGGAAACACAACGAACCGACTTGGCTGTGGGAAGACGGCAAAATCCCCGAAGGATTGGAAACCACAGTTTCCAATACGGCCATTGCTGCGCGCAGCCTGCTCAAACATGTTGTCGGCTTGAACGATGCGCTTTCCGCCGCGCGCCGCGAAAAAGAGCAGGACGGCGCGCTCCTCGACCGCCTGACCAGCGAGTTCGGCCTTTTTATCGCCCGTATCGAACAAATCAGCGCGGTTTGGGATTTGCTCTCCACCGTTCCCATTGAAGGCGAAGAGCCGTTGGCGAAATGGATAACCCGCCGTGCCGACGACAAAAACGACTACATTTTCAACGCCAGCCCTATCAGCAGCGCATCCCACCTTGCCAACAGCCTGTGGCGGCGCGCGGCAGGCGCGGTATTGACTTCGGCCACCCTGCAATCGCTCGGCAGCTTCAACCTGATTTTGCGCCAAACCGGCCTATTATGGCTGCCCGAAACCACCACGCTTGCTTTGGAAAGCCCGTTTAATTTCGATGCGCAAGGCGAGCTGTATATTCCGCCCGTACATGCCAGTCCCAAAGACCCTGATGCGCATACGGCCGCCATTGTCGAATGGTTGCCGAAGCTGGTTTCGCCGGTTGAAGCCATCGGCACGCTGGTGTTGTTTTCCTCGCGCAAGCAAATGCAGGATGTCGCCTTACGACTGCCTGACGAATACTTGCCGCTTCTGCTTGTACAAGGCGAATTGCCCAAGGCTGTCCTGTTGCAAAGACACTATCAAGCCATTGCCGAAGGCAAAGCCAGCATTATTTTCGGCCTCGATAGTTTTGCCGAAGGCCTCGACCTGCCCGGCACGGCCTGCGTGCAAGTCATTATTGCCAAGCTGCCGTTTGCTATGCCGGATAATCCCATCGAGAAAACCCAAAACCGTTGGATTGAACAACGCGGCGGTAATCCTTTTATCGAAATTACGGTGCCAGAAGCCAGCATCAAATTAATCCAAGCCGTCGGCCGCCTTATCCGTACCGAACAGGATTACGGCCGCATCACCATCCTCGACAACCGCGTCAAAACGCAACGCTACGGCCAACAATTATTGGCCTGTCTGCCGCCGTTTAAGCGGATAGGGTAG
- a CDS encoding AAA family ATPase, translating into MTIEIYSHNALHYLVDITRFEEELKKEIKFNQNVKVFFINNPKIKGLVETDIDLLLIIAIKNKTNSYYAIKSQKNNKILYFNNLIIPIKFIDYLENIIAPEFKGKINYIYTDKYEENIGIYINELSNKTKYYLESIWKDYQLDLSFKDKSIKFKITPHPIIWTLSHNEKYYDFTRPNFIYAPRFGFNELIYYLRNNPPEKTNRFTSNTHWSIEKDNHNAYMIIDDHINLLKKQLENDNKIGLLTKKKIDRLNKQYAEDLKIYEKYLSEQENLPQENDNIFDFVFGSDNKKQKRTILPERIRAEKELNKNLIIISGKAGSGKTFEMLSLIKKSYENAKEKTAYGARSGYYLTYNKLLANDVRIITNHYQSGTKTAVKTIHKFFYERTMSLLILRIMSAERSEELLKIQDERKNEVKEYISKNPIVNTPNSSWDKGTREFFLRWIGKSKNHSLDDLEMHVHINKMKIQNKINREVFLADYYQVLRYFILAIQNPRELFYKLKMNSLSKERWEKLIVSKDKNYKQTPEDFTELVNRSLGSIRGQGEILFIDEGQDCHPLERDIFLLLWEKKNIVVCTGGKEQLIRHSEECNWKYLDTEKRVVHNVIEIQKRNRTFRMKQNIVDLCNFIANEFQINLDLSAIRSNEDKGTVLIEMNDPIHTKLKSTVDTLKKIGIDNELSNYESILFLMESDSKCLLEEGKKVEDIQIDSNNNVLKSESTKDKISNLSQLVSISEENLFLHNQEKKNQQIHENNIQEDSFHVEEFPSADTYRGIFYESCRGLEAWSVVCLDLDLFFDRKKQEETAASYLSDDLYFTEEERRQKYAATWVLMVLTRPIDTLYIHINNPTSELGKLMQKYIDQK; encoded by the coding sequence ATGACCATAGAAATTTATTCTCATAATGCTTTACATTATTTAGTTGATATTACCCGCTTTGAAGAAGAACTAAAAAAAGAAATAAAATTCAACCAAAATGTTAAAGTATTTTTTATAAATAATCCTAAAATTAAGGGATTAGTAGAAACTGATATTGATTTACTCCTAATTATTGCTATTAAAAATAAAACTAATAGTTATTACGCTATAAAATCCCAGAAAAATAATAAAATATTATATTTTAATAACCTTATTATACCAATTAAATTCATTGATTATCTTGAAAATATTATAGCACCTGAATTTAAAGGAAAAATTAATTATATTTATACAGATAAATATGAAGAAAATATTGGTATATATATTAATGAATTATCAAATAAAACAAAATATTATTTAGAATCTATTTGGAAAGATTACCAACTTGATCTGTCTTTTAAAGATAAATCTATTAAATTTAAAATTACACCACATCCAATTATTTGGACATTAAGCCATAATGAAAAATACTATGATTTTACTCGACCTAACTTTATTTATGCCCCAAGATTTGGATTTAATGAACTCATCTATTATCTAAGAAATAATCCTCCTGAAAAAACAAATAGATTTACCTCTAATACACACTGGTCTATTGAAAAAGATAATCATAATGCCTATATGATTATTGATGATCATATTAACTTGTTAAAAAAACAATTAGAAAATGATAATAAGATTGGACTATTAACTAAGAAAAAAATTGATCGTCTAAATAAACAATATGCAGAAGATTTAAAAATATATGAAAAATATCTTTCTGAACAAGAAAATCTTCCTCAAGAAAATGATAATATATTTGATTTTGTTTTTGGGTCAGACAACAAAAAACAAAAAAGAACTATATTACCAGAAAGAATTCGGGCAGAAAAAGAACTTAATAAGAATCTTATCATCATTAGTGGCAAGGCTGGTTCTGGTAAAACATTTGAAATGCTGTCATTAATCAAAAAATCCTATGAAAATGCAAAAGAAAAAACAGCTTATGGAGCAAGAAGTGGTTACTATTTAACTTATAATAAATTATTAGCAAACGATGTTAGAATAATAACTAATCACTATCAAAGTGGAACAAAAACTGCAGTAAAAACAATACATAAATTTTTTTATGAAAGGACAATGAGTTTATTAATATTAAGAATAATGAGTGCAGAAAGAAGTGAAGAACTTTTAAAAATTCAAGACGAGAGAAAAAACGAAGTAAAAGAGTACATTTCTAAAAACCCTATAGTCAATACTCCTAATAGTTCATGGGATAAAGGAACAAGGGAGTTTTTCTTAAGATGGATAGGAAAATCTAAAAACCATTCATTAGATGATTTAGAAATGCATGTCCATATAAATAAAATGAAAATTCAAAATAAAATAAATCGTGAGGTATTTTTAGCAGATTATTATCAAGTTTTACGTTATTTTATTCTTGCAATTCAAAATCCAAGAGAATTATTTTATAAACTAAAAATGAATTCTCTTTCTAAAGAAAGATGGGAGAAACTTATTGTCTCAAAAGATAAGAACTATAAACAGACACCGGAAGATTTTACTGAACTTGTAAATCGTTCATTAGGAAGTATTCGTGGGCAGGGAGAAATTTTATTTATTGATGAAGGACAAGATTGTCATCCTCTTGAACGTGATATTTTTCTTTTGCTTTGGGAAAAGAAAAATATTGTAGTATGTACAGGTGGTAAAGAACAACTTATCCGCCATAGTGAAGAATGTAACTGGAAATACCTAGATACTGAAAAAAGAGTTGTTCATAACGTAATTGAAATTCAAAAACGTAATCGTACCTTTAGAATGAAACAGAATATTGTTGATCTCTGTAATTTTATTGCTAATGAATTCCAAATCAACCTTGATTTAAGTGCTATTCGGTCTAACGAGGATAAAGGTACAGTCCTCATCGAGATGAATGACCCTATACATACTAAACTTAAAAGTACAGTAGATACACTAAAAAAAATAGGTATAGATAACGAACTTTCAAATTACGAAAGTATTCTATTCTTAATGGAGTCAGATTCTAAATGTTTACTCGAAGAAGGAAAAAAAGTTGAAGATATTCAAATTGATAGTAATAATAATGTACTAAAATCTGAATCAACAAAAGATAAGATCTCAAATTTGTCCCAACTAGTCAGTATTTCTGAAGAAAATTTATTTTTACATAATCAGGAGAAAAAAAATCAACAAATTCACGAAAATAATATCCAGGAAGATAGTTTTCATGTTGAGGAATTTCCATCTGCAGATACTTATCGAGGTATTTTTTATGAATCTTGTAGAGGTTTAGAAGCATGGTCTGTTGTCTGTCTTGATCTTGATTTATTCTTTGACCGTAAAAAACAAGAAGAAACAGCAGCAAGTTATCTAAGTGATGATTTATATTTTACAGAAGAAGAGCGCAGACAAAAATATGCAGCAACTTGGGTATTAATGGTACTTACTCGACCAATTGATACACTATATATTCATATTAATAACCCAACTTCTGAATTGGGAAAATTAATGCAAAAATATATTGATCAAAAATAA
- a CDS encoding DUF2061 domain-containing protein has translation MIKTITFAILHFSVAFSVAYILTGSIGVSSAVALVEPIVNTVVFYFHEKAWNRYEKNKSEKQKLWVPLHQCG, from the coding sequence ATGATTAAAACCATTACATTTGCTATTTTGCATTTCAGCGTTGCATTTAGTGTCGCCTATATTCTGACCGGCAGTATCGGCGTTTCCAGCGCAGTCGCTTTGGTCGAACCCATCGTCAATACCGTCGTCTTTTATTTTCACGAAAAAGCGTGGAACCGCTACGAGAAAAACAAATCCGAAAAGCAAAAATTGTGGGTGCCTCTGCATCAGTGCGGCTAA
- a CDS encoding D-2-hydroxyacid dehydrogenase, whose translation MNPLHIVVLDRDTLVNRPFDFDFPHTLSSYGSTEAHQTAERIQGADIIITNKVVISAEHIAANPQLKLIALTATGVNNVDVEAAKQNGTAVCNIRAYGNESVAEHAFMMMITLMRNLPAYQRDVAAGLWENSPFFCHLGAPMRDLNGKTLAIFGRGNIGKTLATYAQAFKMNVVFAEHKNAQSVRDGYVSFDEAIRSADVVSLNCPLTPQTANMIGEAELQQMKPGAILINCGRGGLVDEAALVAALKYGQIGGAGFDVLTQEPPRDGNPLLKARLPNLIVTPHIAWASQEAANRLFDILLDNINRFVAGNPQNLV comes from the coding sequence ATGAACCCGCTCCATATTGTCGTCCTCGACCGCGATACCCTCGTCAACCGCCCGTTTGATTTTGATTTTCCGCATACTTTAAGCAGCTATGGTTCGACTGAGGCGCATCAGACCGCCGAGCGCATACAGGGCGCGGACATCATCATTACCAACAAAGTCGTGATTTCCGCCGAACACATCGCCGCCAACCCGCAGCTCAAACTGATTGCGCTAACCGCGACGGGCGTCAACAATGTGGACGTTGAAGCTGCCAAACAAAATGGCACGGCAGTATGCAATATCCGCGCTTACGGCAATGAATCCGTGGCGGAACACGCGTTTATGATGATGATTACCCTGATGCGCAACCTGCCTGCCTATCAGCGCGACGTTGCGGCAGGCTTGTGGGAAAACTCGCCGTTTTTCTGCCATCTCGGCGCACCGATGCGCGATTTAAACGGTAAAACGCTGGCGATTTTCGGTCGCGGCAATATCGGTAAAACACTGGCAACTTATGCTCAGGCTTTCAAAATGAATGTCGTGTTCGCCGAACATAAAAATGCCCAAAGCGTCCGCGACGGCTATGTTTCCTTTGACGAAGCCATCCGCTCCGCCGATGTTGTATCGCTTAATTGTCCGCTCACGCCGCAAACGGCAAACATGATAGGCGAAGCCGAATTGCAGCAAATGAAACCCGGCGCCATCCTCATCAACTGCGGACGCGGCGGCTTGGTTGATGAAGCCGCTTTGGTTGCAGCCTTGAAATACGGCCAAATCGGTGGAGCAGGTTTTGACGTGTTGACACAAGAGCCGCCACGCGACGGCAATCCTTTGCTGAAAGCCCGCCTGCCCAACCTGATCGTCACGCCACACATTGCATGGGCAAGCCAAGAAGCCGCCAACCGCCTGTTTGACATCCTTTTAGACAACATCAATCGCTTTGTGGCCGGCAATCCGCAAAATCTGGTTTAA
- the gnd gene encoding decarboxylating NADP(+)-dependent phosphogluconate dehydrogenase, whose amino-acid sequence MKGDIGVIGLAVMGQNLILNMNDNGFKVVAFNRTTSKVDDFLNGAAKNTNIIGAYSLQDLVDKLEKPRKIMMMVRAGSVVDDFIGQLVPLLDEGDIIIDGGNANYPDSTRRTHELAAKGIRFIGAGVSGGEEGARHGPSIMPGGDEAAWPAVKPIFQAISAKTPQGEPCCDWVGRDGAGHFVKMVHNGIEYGDMQLICEAYQFMKDGLGLSYDEMHQIFNEWNQTELDSYLVEITAAILGYRDENGEPLVEKILDTAGQKGTGKWTGINALDLGIPLTLISEAVFARCVSAFKDQRVQANSLFGKTITPIEGDKAAWVDALRQALLASKIISYAQGFMLIREASENNDWALNYGNTALLWREGCIIRSAFLGNIRDAYEANPDLVFLGSDPYFKGVLENCLPAWRKVVAKAIECGIPMPCMASAITFLDGYTTERLPANLLQAQRDYFGAHTYERTDKPRGEFFHTNWTGKGGDTASTTYDI is encoded by the coding sequence ATGAAAGGCGACATTGGCGTTATCGGCCTTGCCGTGATGGGGCAAAACCTGATTCTCAACATGAACGACAACGGTTTTAAAGTTGTCGCATTCAACCGTACGACCAGCAAAGTAGATGATTTTTTAAACGGCGCAGCAAAAAATACCAATATTATCGGCGCATATTCACTGCAAGATCTGGTTGATAAATTAGAAAAACCACGCAAAATCATGATGATGGTTCGCGCTGGTTCTGTTGTTGACGATTTTATCGGGCAACTCGTTCCGCTTTTGGACGAAGGCGACATCATTATTGACGGCGGCAATGCCAACTATCCTGATTCCACCCGCCGTACACACGAGCTGGCCGCAAAAGGCATCCGCTTTATCGGTGCCGGTGTATCCGGTGGCGAAGAAGGTGCGCGTCACGGCCCTTCTATCATGCCTGGCGGCGATGAAGCCGCATGGCCTGCCGTTAAGCCGATTTTCCAAGCCATCTCTGCCAAAACGCCTCAAGGTGAGCCTTGCTGCGACTGGGTCGGCCGTGACGGTGCGGGCCACTTCGTCAAAATGGTGCACAACGGCATCGAATACGGCGATATGCAGTTGATTTGCGAAGCGTACCAATTCATGAAAGACGGTTTGGGCCTGTCTTATGACGAAATGCACCAAATCTTCAACGAGTGGAACCAAACCGAGCTGGATTCTTATCTGGTCGAAATTACCGCCGCGATTTTGGGTTACAGAGACGAAAACGGCGAACCTTTGGTCGAAAAAATCCTCGATACTGCAGGTCAAAAAGGCACAGGCAAATGGACCGGCATCAATGCCCTCGATTTGGGTATCCCATTGACCCTGATTTCCGAAGCCGTGTTTGCACGTTGCGTGTCCGCGTTTAAAGACCAACGCGTCCAAGCAAACAGCCTGTTTGGCAAAACCATTACCCCGATTGAAGGCGACAAAGCTGCATGGGTGGATGCTTTGCGCCAAGCCCTGTTGGCATCCAAAATCATTTCTTATGCACAAGGCTTTATGCTGATCCGCGAAGCCAGCGAAAACAACGATTGGGCATTGAATTACGGCAACACTGCCCTCTTGTGGCGCGAAGGCTGCATCATCCGCAGCGCGTTCTTGGGCAACATCCGCGACGCATACGAAGCCAATCCTGATTTGGTCTTCTTGGGTTCCGATCCTTATTTCAAAGGCGTGTTGGAAAACTGTCTGCCTGCATGGCGTAAAGTGGTGGCCAAAGCAATTGAGTGCGGTATTCCGATGCCTTGCATGGCTTCCGCCATTACCTTCCTCGACGGCTACACCACCGAGCGTCTGCCGGCCAACCTGCTGCAAGCCCAACGCGACTACTTCGGCGCGCACACTTACGAGCGTACCGACAAACCGCGCGGCGAGTTCTTCCATACCAACTGGACAGGTAAGGGCGGCGATACCGCTTCAACCACATACGATATTTAA